The following proteins are co-located in the Zonotrichia albicollis isolate bZonAlb1 chromosome 1, bZonAlb1.hap1, whole genome shotgun sequence genome:
- the RAB2A gene encoding ras-related protein Rab-2A, translated as MAYAYLFKYIIIGDTGVGKSCLLLQFTDKRFQPVHDLTIGVEFGARMITIDGKQIKLQIWDTAGQESFRSITRSYYRGAAGALLVYDITRRDTFNHLTTWLEDARQHSNSNMVIMLIGNKSDLESRREVKKEEGEAFAREHGLIFMETSAKTASNVEEAFINTAKEIYEKIQEGVFDINNEANGIKIGPQHAATNATLAGNQGGQQAGGGCC; from the exons gtGTTGGGAAATCATGTTTATTGTTACAGTTCACAGACAAGCGGTTTCAACCAGTCCACGATCTCACTATTG GTGTAGAATTTGGGGCTCGAATGATCACTATTGATGGAAAACAGATAAAGCTTCAGATATGGGATACA gcagggcaggagtcCTTCCGTTCCATCACAAGATCGTACTACAGAGGGGCTGCGGGGGCTTTGCTAGTGTATGACATTACAAG GAGGGACACTTTCAACCACTTGACAACTTGGTTAGAAGATGCTCGTCAGCATTCCAATTCCAACATGGTTATAATGCTTATTGGAAACAAAAG TGATTTAGAATCTAGACGAGAAGTTAAGAAAGAGGAGGGTGAAGCATTTGCACGAGAACATGGACTTATCTTTATGGAGACATCTGCCAAAACTGCGTCCAATGTAGAGGAG GCATTTATTAACACTGCAAAGGAGATCTACGAGAAAATCCAGGAAGGAGTTTTTGACATTAATAATGAG GCAAATGGCATAAAAATTGGCCCTCAACATGCTGCCACCAATGCAACACTTGCTGGCAATCAGGGAGGACAAcaagctggaggaggctgctgtTGA